From Plasmodium coatneyi strain Hackeri chromosome 7, complete sequence:
TTTATTGGCGTGTATTTGAACTCATTTTCGAAATGAACGAATAGCTCGAGAACGGTGGACTTCCCATTATTCAGTGGGTATATTAAGAAGCACAAATTGGCTGCCCTTTGTCTGTCTATTTTGGGTGTGGGATCTGGCAACTGGCAGTCGAAAAAAGTGACTTCTCTTTTTACTCTTCTGAATTTTAATGGGGTTTCCTTGacttttaatatttcctcGTTCTTGTTTATGTTCATTTGGTTGCACATGTTTTGGAAGAATTCGATGTCTTTCTTCAGCTCCGGGGGGCACATGCAGCAGAGGATTATGCAGCCGAGTTCTTCCAGCGTGTTGGCGCCTGCAGGGGGGAAGTAAAGAAAGTGAAAGTATTTATATTGAGGCGAAGGGGTACATAAGCAAAGGAGTAGTGTCGTAAACGCATCAAGCCGCTTATCAGATTATGCGCTTGTGCGACGATCCGCTCTCGCGCTATACTCACCCAAGCCATACATCAGGGACTCCTTCTTCCCTATTATGGGGTACTCGTAGAGCTGTGTAATGAGGGCGCTAGATTTAGACAAGCTTTTGATTTTCTGTGCGGATGTGAGAAAGGGCACCCAGTGGGTGCTTAGCTCCGTTTCGCTTATAATGGACAGGATCATGCTAACGTCGTAGGGAAGCTTCCCCCGTATATGCACAGAAATATTATTGTCACTATCCACTCGGTGCCACAAATCCAAATATTTGTCATTTTCTTTAATCCATCCttctttgttttgttttattttcctaaAGTTTTTAAAACGTCTGGAATATTTTTGAATTATTTTAACCATATGTCGATTACTTCCTTTTGTGTTTATGTtggttccttcttctttggaatttttcttctcgaTGGAAACTTTCTTGCTGCTGTGGATGCTGGATCCATTGCACTGGTGGTGATATATTTTATCCACAATGACTTGACTCTCTcgttttgtttgttcctcctcGTCGTCCTGGTTGTTGCCGCTGGGATGGTCGTCCACTGGGCGCTCGTCTGGGTTTGCTGCCTCTTCGGCTTGGTCCGAATGTGGATCAGCACGTTGGTCCCCATGTTGGTCCTCATTTCTGACCTCGCCGCTTTGAGCACTTTTCtcatccccattttgtgcactTTTCTCATCACCACTTTGTGCACTTTTCACTTCTCCGTTCTGCTCAGTGGGCACTTCACCGTCCAAGCCGCAAGGGAGACCCTCGTCGGAGTTAACAGCGGGTTGATCGGTGGAAGATTTTCTGTTCGTATTTGCATTTTCGCCCACAGTGTGAGAAGTGTTGTTGTCCAAGCTGTTGCTCATCGTGTCGGAAGATACGCTGTTGTTCTTGTCCAGCGAAAAGTAGTAGGAATAATCCTGCAGCATATTGGACATTTCATGCaagcggaaaaaatttaaaaaataaaaaattatatgggCTTTTAATCTGTTCACATTATAACTGCCATTCTTATCAGTACAGTTTTCCTCGTAATAATTTGTTAACATTTGAACGACTTCTTcatcgtttatttttttgaaatagtTAATATAATACTCTACATACTTTTTTACGTGCAGGATTAATTTTTGCGCTCTGAAAATTTTCTCATCCGAAATGTACTCATCAATTTTTTGCGAGAAATTTCTTACTTGTATGAAAATGACGTTTCTGTCAATTTTGCCTCTACTGATGAGGGGGTATAGACCGACGGGAGGACTGTTCCCATCAGGAAGGTCCtccaaattatttttttcacttgtgTGTCTGGAAAGTAAGGATGACGAAGAATTCAGGTTGTTCGCACTATCGTAATTTGACTCTTCTTTACCTTTGCTTATAAttcgtatatattttttttgtttttctccttggtcattttcctcatcggCGTTGTCCAGGTGGGTAGAATCTCCTCCTACTGGGAGTTCCCCCCCCATGGAGTCAGTCTTACTGTTGAGGCTGCCAATGTTATGCACGTTCGACATGTTCGCGTTTCCGCTCCCCCCAAGGGCGTCTTCCCCTCCTTGGGTAGACCCGCATTGTTCATCCTCACCACGATGATGGGAAGCACTCCAACAGAAGATACCGCCGGCCCTGTTACCGTCCACCGAATTAACAGTCGAATGATCCTCCTCATGTTCACTACAAAAGAAGTTATTCTtatgacaaaaaaagttggaagttttaaaaaactgATTTGGGGGAACAGCCAATTCGGAATGAGTGTCTTCCTCATTTATGTGGTCCTTTTTCTGCATGCAATTGAAATATTGACAAAGTGTGATCCATGCGTCATGCATATCGCAATGCTGTGTGTTGTCTCCTTCTTCAATCGTGTTATCATCATAAGTGGACATGGTGGTGTCCTCGTTTCCGTCAGGAGTTACCCCCCCGTAGTTTTTACTTTCCGCGTGGACTACCTTCTCCTGATCGTCGCAGATGCGTTCTAACTCCTCAGGTGCAAAGCCAGCATCGTGTGCTTGGTCATGGTAGCCGTTATAGGCGTGGATATCGTTGCGGTTGTAGGTGCGGCTACCGGGGTTGCTATCTGCGCAGTTATTTGCGAAGTTATCTGCGTAACCTTCAGTGCCTTCATTTTCGTTGTGGCTATTTTTTCTACTCTTTTTATTACATACATTTATGCCCTGTGCTATATCCGTTTTGGGGGTGTGCGCCCGTTTATTCCCCCTCttttcatgttttttttttttttttttttttaaatgttcaCTTGCGTTTTGGCCAATTTCATTTTCGAcctccattttggaaaattccCTTCTTTCAGGCAGCTATTTAAAAGGATTTCCCTTTTCACATGTAtctttggatttttttttttataacttatttattttttttttcttttcccctcccgGGACCTACTCGTTTGCTTCCTGCAAGTTCTACTTACTGGGATGTTGCCCGGTAATGGAAAAGGCGCTGCATGCACCGCGGGTGTGTGTGATATTCGGCAGTGTAAAAAAGCTGTTCCTTCTGTGAAGGTAATGTTTCTTACACTACCTTCTGCGAGGGTAATATTTCTCGTTCCACTTTTGTTGGCGGCtatgtttcttttccttgcCGTTACGCATCTCCTCCTGTTCGCAGGAATTAGTTCAATCTAGATTGAAACTTTGGAAATGCCAGTTTTGGTTATActtggaaatattttaatttgttctatcctttttttttttttttttccttccctcagtgattacaaaaaaaaaaaaaaactaaaataataataatttactctttttttttttttttttttcaccgtgGTGTTTACGGTTGCACTTAACTGGGCGACCCACCTGTGCGTGGTACCTGGTTCCACTCGAACCGGTAATTAGGGGTTGCAACTCTGTTCTTTACCCGATGTGGGCACAACCTCTTCGCGCCTTGTCGATTTTTCCTCCAACGATATTGTGTTTACTCCAACCACTTTATGTCAGCGTCTGTTGCGTGCAGGTGCGTCTCTCCGTGAAGTTCTGCTCGGTTATGCTTGTTCTGTTTGTTCTGCTTAGTTCTACTGAGGTTTACTCGGTTATATTTCGTTTTATTCCGCTTTGTCGTTTCTCCGCGccgtttccttcttttcttcttttttttttttttttttttttttttttgcttttcctatACCGTACAAATgtgctttcccttttggcgGTTCTTCACAGCCCGCATGTTGATCGCACGTGCTGTGCACATGTAACCTCAACTGTTAATCAAGACTGTGAGGAAATATTTACTTGCGAAGttgtcacatttttttttctttttttcccttccttttcgtttatttttttttttttctgctttctACGTAACCTCTTAGAATAAATTTGGTAATTTTTCCAAGTTGTTGaaattgctattttttttttttttttttttttttttttttgtggaggACCCAAGCGGTTTAGTGGTGTTGCCTATActgcactttttcctttgtgcCCCGTTGCGCGGTAGTCATATGAGGTCGTTTTACACTGCTGTACTTTCTTcctgtttctttttcgcttTCATCTATTTTACCCCTTTGGTTGCTATGTGTAGGCAACTGTAGAACGGCGTAAttcctttcacttttttaaaacgctTCCTtgaataaggggaaaaaaaggtgtgatTTCCGGCCCCTCCGTTTTTCCGCCCGCACAAACCCGCGCCCCTTACCGCGTGCAGTAATGGCACAGGACAAACTGTTTATCGCGTTGGGTTGATTCGGTTTTTCCTCACTTTGTGTTGCTCCGCTTTACATTACTTTTTATCATATGGTCCCCGCGGCGCCagaacaaaaatggggacCTTCCTCACTTGCTAATCTGAAGGAGCTGTTATTTTGGGACTCAATAAAGTACCAACCCGGAAGGAAAATTCCTTTTCCGCGTAGGTTTGGAACTTGCTCAGTTGTTCCCAAATGGGTAACATAATTGTGGGTGGTGCGACGAGGAGGAAGTTTTATCTAGCCTGTTACTTGgttgcacaaaaaaggaaaacgccTTTGTCCTGGTGCTTACGATGAGGCTATTACCACATACGCTTCCGCATCtcgtatatttcttttttgcgaaagagaacaagtttttttttcaatcgtTGCAAGGAGTTACGCAGCCGAGTGAAGAATCAacagggtgaaaaaaaacaaaatggacgcACAATACTAATAAGCAATTGAAAAGACGTAACAAAAGATACGAAGCCCCCAGTTTGGGAGTAAAGACGcgaaagaaaataattttggGAAATTTCCCTATTCGCGCATTTCCtcagaattaaaaaaaaaaaaaagaaagaaaaaaaaagaatcggtagggggaaaaaacataacGACGTCGTTTTGTCACGTTGGTGAATTATACGGATGTGAGTAGGCATAgacatgtgtgtatacctCCCAGGTAGGGTTTCACGCGCATGATGGACGCTTTCccgtaaaaagaaaaaaaaaaaaaaaaagagagaaagaaagagagaaaaaggaCTATGCACCAGCATCACAAACatggacagaaaaaaaaaacgaaaaattttttactcccccgtggaggaaataaaacaaaGCATGAATgagtacatatacacaatgTAGTAggtttatttaaaaaaataggataTCACATAATTCCGCATATTGGTATGAAACgatttttttgatttttttgtcctcgaaaaatggaaaatgttcTCTCCACTTGAAAAAAACCTATGAGTTCTTCCCTACATGACATTCTTATGCTCCTACCCCTGTGTGTACCTATTAGAGGGGGGTGCCCCCTTTATTTGTGTCTTTACGCATCAGGGTTTTTCCCATGGGGAAACAATAACAGCGCAGTTCCTTGCACGAACATTTGTCCATATGTGCCTACATAAGTACTTCTAAGGAGACCCTTTGACGCATCGCAGCATGCCAGTTGAAAATGATAAGTGGAGAAAAACCTTCTAActatttctatatattttatagATGCTAAAACGACTGGGGGAGGACACTCGGGTAGGGGAATTCATTTGCCTggatatgcaaaaatatgcGGGGAATTGGTCCCCACTTGAGTTAAACTTTCATCTTTACCCTTGTGCGTTTTTATTTGTTGTTGACGGGAAGGCGCAAATGTCCCATGGTCCCTCGAGTTTGCTGAAGGTGGGGAGAATGGAAATCGCAGCGAAGTGACACATGAATTGAGTGAGGATTTTTTCCAATGTTCCGCGACACATCGATTGGCACGCCCCTGTCCCGGCATGAcggcgtgtgtgtgtgtgtgcaaggGGGGATAACCTCCTACATGGACACGAACGCCCTACACGTATGCGCTTCCCCTCTGGTACTTACGTTTTCATATTGTGCTTTCTTACGAAAAACGCGGGAatgacaaaaatgaggaaaatgtgcctacacagggggggaaggaatgaaatttGCTATGCACTTATCAAGTGGGAGTAGCTCCCCAGTGTAGGTGCGAATATGTGCAGGAGGTACATGAGCACATATAACGAGCCACCTCCcacatgcacacaaaatTATAACAAATGAGtgttgcaaattttttcacgatttgaaaaaaagtactacATGGGAAACTCACCCGAGTAAGTTTAAGTAAAACAGTATGGCGGAAATGCTTCTTATGCAGAGGGATAGAATTAGGAACATCAGGGGGAACAAGACGTAGTTGTAGTAACGGATGTTTTTTAACTGAATGTGGGGGAagccaaaagggggaaggaacagggTGATTGTCAAATGAACCCAACTCTGAATGGGAGTCACCACAGGGAAACTCCACAGTGTGGTTTCATTTTAGCGGTTAGATGATTCGACTCCTTACGGCTATTGTTTGAACGATGAAGGGCGCGTAGAAAAAAAGTCTAAAGTAGgggtgaaataaaatatgtattgTTTGTCCTGTTGTAACGGGGGCACATAGCACAGTGCAATCGGAGGAAGGTACTTCGTTGGACagtttttttcacctcaTGCTGGTGGGTTATACCACATTATGTCGTTCACCCTCGTGGTCATTCTCATAAATAAGGAACGAGAACGATGACCAAATGGCATCGTGAAAAAAATCCCTGTCGTCTtacatggaggaaaaaaagaggaaggaaaatatctACAAAGGAAAGTAAAAGGAAGTTTCTATCCGTATAAGTGATGAATAAAGTGGGCCTctctccttccacccttaaAATGcgccccccaaaaaagggacaaaataACTATGAATGGTTCACTCCTTCACAAATGTTACCTGCACGATGGATGCGAGGCGGGATCCCAGTATGACGCTTGCGATGACGGCACAACTTAGGGAAGTCGAATCGAATATATCTatattttcgtttttcctaaCGTGGTgagagggaaagaaaaaaaaaagccacaTAAGAGGTGATTTCGCTAACATCACTCAAATGTACCCACATAGACACACGCATATCTACGCCATCCAGCATGCGTGCATACCAAATAGCGCACTCTCTGCTTACTCGTAAATAAATCCGTAGTTGTGGAACATAAGATGAATGAGGAGCAGCACTTGTGTTAGTAAAgtgggagggaagaaaaaaacatgtcACATGCTTAACGCTTCAGAAAAAGGTAATAAATTCTTATAATAGAGAAACGAAATAAATAGGATGCATTCAAATACAAATGCTCATTTACGTATGGAAACCAAGTACACGGTGTCGTCGCTGTGCGTTTGGGTTAGGCTAATTAACACGGGGGATAGAATCTTCCGgggggagggaggaaaaaagaaaaaacacataatggacaaatgtgtgtgcgtgtaaATGTGGGAGGGAAATCAAAAGGTAAATCTctgttgtgaaaaaaaaatgttacccATATAATTCCAATAATAATTATGGTGTCTAAAATATTCTTAAAGGAGTCTATAAAGGGGtaagcaaaaatatatatatatatccttattcgtcttcatttttttttttttttttttttctttcatcttACATTTGATCGATTTATGGACTTGGTAAATTAGCACCTCCTTGAGTATTATGATGGTGATGTTGGTTGCGTATATTAGCCTGTGAGAGAGCGGTGAGGAAAAATTTTGGCGCGTTGCTGAGGCGTTGCATCGACCTATTCGTCCATCTAACCATCTGATGATCGGCCCATTTGGAGAAGAAGACCTACCTGTTCGACGCTATATTTTTGTCGATGTAGTGGTACGCCAGAAGGAGAAACAGCACGACGATTATTTGGTGATTCACGCACAGCATGCTGTGGCAGACGTGGGAATACTTGTACTTAATCCCGACTGAGGGGGGGAGGCGGGAAAAGGACGCAAAAAGAGCAACGAAGTGGAAAAGGTAATAGAACGTAAGAAACAGGGAAGTGTTAAAAACAATGACGTGAAGAGAATGGTGACATGAGCCCAGTCAATATGTTCTTATTCCCCTCCACAATGGGACACATCGAAGTGACTCCTTCTAAAGCGATGCATGACATTTTCCTTACAGTTTGTCAAGAGGGAGCTCATAAAACTGCTGTGAACATAGTTGTCCTGGTACCCCTGGTCTTCATATAGTATTTTTCgccatttccttttccgcttcgtgaaaaagggaataattaCGCACGTgcgtgtgtatatttttactcATGCGCTAACCTACCCGGTGTGCCTTTACACCCGTTCGGCGAAgacaaaaatgtagaagcTCTCTTCGCAACTAATTTTCTCCTAATTGTGTAGCGCTCTAATAGCCCTTcgatctttttcttttttaattttattctttcgaAGAAAAGCGCCATTTACCGTTCCACTTTTGGTAGTCCCATCCATTACGTGACccattcataaaaaatatgaaagttccttttttcttataaaattttgcttGTTCAGGTAaggaagggtaaaaaaaaaagctgacCTGTCCATGACCTTTTGCGTACACTTTCATGCATGATCATACACACGTACAATACATATGAACATTCAAACGTTGTGGAATTCGCAAATTGGGGTTTAAGCAGATGGGGAAATGtgttaaaatgtgaatgtCATGTGGGTGAGTGTAATTTGTTTCATAAAATATGGTTACAAGAAGTTGCCATGGAGTTTCTTAAGTCCacttataaatgaaaaataataattggggggaaattatccaaaaaaaaaagtgtaatctagctatttttgcttcttttttttttttttttttttatattaccCATTCGTACATAAATTTACTCACTAAAATGATGCTTTCACAATTGTGCGTTAAAATTTCCAGTGTGCTTACGTACATGTTTGCTCGCTTGTGCCTGCCTGGGGGGTTCTTTCAGTCTCCCTTTTTGGCCCAGTTcagagaagaaacaaaaacaaaaaagtagaaaCATATTTGTCCCCGTTTTCATAAAATAGGCAACTGAACCAGGcaatgtgcatacatatcaTGAGCAACTCTTTCACATTTAAATGTAGCACGTTATGTACACACCCCATTTGTTGTTCAAAAGGGAGCGGAAAAACAGCAATGTAGAAATTGGAAATGGTGacataaaaggaaacaaatgataatttttttctccacacTGCATGCTCATGTTTGATTGTTCAGTTGGGTAGGAGGGGCAGACAAACATGTGCGACATttgcttaaaaaatgtatcctTCCTGTTGCCTCTTTAATTGGATCCCTTAAAGATGGTTGCTCTAAAAATTGTGACTCATTAAATAGTTTAATCGTCACTATATTGCCCCTAACGCAGACACATAcgtttagggaagaaaagattCGACCGTGTAGGGGGTTATTACCCCGTTCCTTTCTTAGGACTTCTTTTCTTATGTCCTCGAATGGTGGCATCCTCCAAATGTCTATAATTAATGAGAAGCTTTTCCTCCCGTTGGGAATCCCCCCATTGAAGGACacatggaaaggaaggggctAATTTGTTTTCCCAAACGTGGGCGGGAGTTAGCCCACTGCGGATTGAGGTAAAGATGTGCTCTGAGGGGAGGTCACCGTGACTGCCTtcatttgtgtgtatattctcATATGTTACTTATGACTAAGCATGTATGGAAGTGCATATCGCATTTGCCCTTCTTCGACACTCGCCCCCGATTTCCATCTCAAAAGATACATGATCCACCGATTACTCGCACTTTTGATGCTGGCGcctttttccctattttgcGCAAGCCCACACGtgcattaatttttttttttatggagacaaattttttgctgcttcttctccAGTGGTGCTCCATTAATACgcattaaaattttccaaaaagggaTAGAAATTGTTCCTGCTTCTTGAACCTTATTCTAaaataaggcaaaaaaaaaaaaaaaaaatcgcaccAATTTTGTGGCAATTGAAGAGGGTAAGTGTGGAGTGGCACACCAAAGCAGCCAAGGGGCTAAGTAGCGAAGTTATAAACGCTTTGCACGAAATGGTACAAGGCCCACATGAGTGGtcgaggagaaaaaagaaaccatttttatttgttatgATTCCCCAGGGAAGGCACACTTAGAAGATTTACGCCTTCACGGGAGCGTAGCACAGGCCATTGCAAGCAGCCATTTGGCCTTTTCTCGGAAGGCACTCCCCTAAGCGCACATTTGTGTCCATGACCATTCCACGGTTGTGTTCCCCACAGTTGTGTGCCTGGTGATAAATATGTGCAGCCGTCACACCGCTTTTGAATAAGTAACGCTTAAACCCGTTCGTGTTTCAAAGTGGTGCGGAGTCAGGTGCGCGCAGATAAGACACAGATAGGGACATCCCCATAAGCACCCTcattgatatatatatttttttcccccttttggctGACCACTCAACCGGAGAGAGCAAGATGATCGTGCGAAAGAGATCGATCAACGGCACGCCAgtagaaaagggaaggatgaaCGAGAAGAAGCTCCAAAACATCACGATAAAAAACTACGAAATC
This genomic window contains:
- a CDS encoding Phosphatidylinositol N-acetylglucosaminyltransferase domain containing protein, yielding MDGTTKSGTRKRKWRKILYEDQGYQDNYVHSSFMSSLLTNFGIKYKYSHVCHSMLCVNHQIIVVLFLLLAYHYIDKNIASNRLIYATNITIIILKEVLIYQVHKSIKYSFKNILDTIIIIGIIWILSPVLISLTQTHSDDTVYLVSILLLLIHLMFHNYGFIYEKNENIDIFDSTSLSCAVIASVILGSRLASIVQIFSFLFFSSILFFYAPFIVQTIALKNIRYYNYVLFPLMFLILSLCIRSISAILFYLNLLGHIFLIFVIPAFFVRKHNMKTKLEGPWDICAFPSTTNKNAQG